Within Longimicrobium sp., the genomic segment CGTGGTGCCTTGTAGCAGGCAAACTCCTGCAATCTAGTGGAATTCCTGCACGTTTTGTAGCAGTTGTGTCGCGGTTTGCTTCGACCGTCAACGTCCAGCCACGCCGGCATATGCACACGGCTGGCAAAGATCGTTACGCTGGCACAGGATTTTGCACCCTGGCGCGTAGCCCCGGCGGCGCCGCGGTGATAGCTTCCGCCGGGCCGCCCGCGTCGCCTCCACACCCCTGCCACGACCCTCGCGATGCGCCCACCCGACGCAGTCCGTGCCCGCCCCGTGCGCGGATCGCTGCGCCGGGAAGCGGCGCGCAAGGCGTTCCACATCTCCTCGGTCGCGCTCCCGGTGCTGGTCTGGCTCCTTCCGCGCTCCACCGCGACCGCGGGACTGGTGGCGCTGGCCGTGATCGCGATCGGGGTGGACGTGGCGCGGCTGCGGCTGCGCGGGCCGCGCTACCATTTCCTGCGCCTCACGCGCACCATGCTGCGCCCCCACGAGCGCCGCGGGCTGGCGGGCGGCACCTACATGGCGCTGGCCTACGCGGCGGCGATCCTCCTCTTTCCCAAGCCCATCGCGGTGGCGGGGATGCTGTACAACGGGCTGGGGGACGCGGCGGCGGCGCTGGTGGGAAAGCGCTTCGGGCGGCATCGTACCGCGTGGGGGAAGAGCTGG encodes:
- a CDS encoding SEC59/DGK1/VTE5 family protein, with protein sequence MRPPDAVRARPVRGSLRREAARKAFHISSVALPVLVWLLPRSTATAGLVALAVIAIGVDVARLRLRGPRYHFLRLTRTMLRPHERRGLAGGTYMALAYAAAILLFPKPIAVAGMLYNGLGDAAAALVGKRFGRHRTAWGKSWEGFAAALVVCLAVGFAVPGIAPASAVAGALAAAALEFLPLPLDDNLRVTLGGAGAAWAVVMM